Genomic segment of Denticeps clupeoides chromosome 13, fDenClu1.1, whole genome shotgun sequence:
TacctaggcagtggtggcatagccgTTGTCgggaggttgctggttcaaatcccaaggtgaaataaaagtgcagtgattgtcattgtgatacagcacatggtgctcacaatgaaatgtgtcctctgtttttaaccatcacccttagtgagcagtgggcagccatgacaggcgcccagggagcagtgtgctcagtggcacctcagtggcaccttggcggatcgggatttgaaccggcaaccttctgattacggggccacttccttaaccactaggtcaccactgccccaatatagtGTGTgtacaataatatatatatatatatatatatatatatatatatatatatatatatatatacacacacaataatatgTACacaaaagtatgtgtgtgtgtgtgtgtgtatacattaaTTTAAGACATTGTTGTTTCAGATTGCACTGAAAATCTACAAAAAGCCACAAATGGAACCAAAAATTTGTGCTGGGAGTTTTACAAGTGGGGAAATGGAGAACTGCAACTGCAAAAAACCaaaagcaaaatgcaaaaactTAACCCAAAGAAGAGTCAGTTTCTTTTATCTCATTCAATTTTCTCCTACAAAATCTGTCGAATAGGAAAGTAAACTCTGTGTTAAAACTGATCGTGTTATTTCAGATTTGGAGGAGGACTTTGTGCGCTactatttttttgtgcatgacAGATACGAGCGCACCCATCGCACTGTCTTCATGTGTCCTGTGTATAGAAAACAGGCAGGTAAGTCTCATCATGCTTGTCTTTCCAGACATTTTAAATGGAGGGTGTAATCTTTCAGTGAACTTTAGTGCATATGGTGAAAACAGTTACTGACATGCAGACGTAGGTCACCACACCATATTATGAACCTCGCATTGACCTTCCAGTGGTTTTGGGGGGAGAGTGTCTGCAGGCTAGAAAGGGCAGGGATGGGATTGTAGGTGAGGGTAATGAATAATCTTACTGTGGATGGAGGAGATGTCATTCACAGCAGAAGATTAACGCATGTTCTCCTGTGCTTCAGAACCAGCAAGTCCTCCACAgaacatcaacattaatgtgaCAACCCAAACAGCCGAAGTGTGCTGGGACCCGATTCCAGTGCAGCAGCAGCGAGGCTTCCTGAAGCACTATTTGATCTGGATCTCAGGGGGTTAAGTGAATTCTTTATGCTCCACATCCCATTCCCTTTGCTGTTTGCAGATTAGCTCATTGGCTCCCTCTGCCTGACAAACTtgcagtttaaaataaaaataaatagagtCAACACTGGTTCTGTCTCCTTCTCATAGATGTACTCATTTCGGAGAAGGTTCCGCCTTCTCAGCTGTGTATCCCACTTGAGAATCTAACACCCGGCACTGAATACAACATCTCAGTTGCTGGGGAAACGGCAAAGGGACATGGTCCTAATGGCACAAAGACCTTCCAGACCCTTGCTGAAGGTGCCACCTGTTGATTTGTGTATCAAAATATAATGAAAGATTAATATACAAAGAAATATGTGTTAGGATAAATATACTAAGCTATGATTTCAGGATATTATTTATGAAggaaaaagttattttaaactATTCAGTTTTGTACAGTGAACCATAAAAACAAATCATCACATCAAAAACTTGATTGGTTGAATTCTATACCTTTTGTCAAATAGGTCAAATAGAAATCAGTTGCAATGATTGTTTTAGTTTtatgtgaaataattaaatcaCTTTTGTATTATTTGAGTTATTCAGATACATTCAGTTATTTGTTAATCTTTTTGCAGCAAACAAGCACACATCTCTGGTCATGTCACACGTCATTGGCTGGTTGGCTGCTCTGACCTTCGTCACCATATgtcctttcattttcaaaaggtagctttttttttaatgaatgccGAATGACTttcataacataaaataactctgtaaaaatcttttttacGCTGTCCAGACTGCAGAGCAAACTTCCAGATGTGCCAAGTCCTGTCATCTCCCCAGCAGTCGACTATATGAATGGTCAGGTAAGACACCATCTTAATGTACATGGATCAAATCCATAAGGGGAACCACTTTCAAAGGTGAAATTTATGACCTGGTTCTTTTAATGCTTGTTTGGTCAGTTTTCTTGCAAGACCCACCTTTAGAAATCTCatgtgtagtatctgttcttatcagtttaatatctgatacgtcccccagcgggggactacatattaagtggatttttagaacagggagtcggcaaaggagcttgctccatggcctagcggttaaggaagcggccctgtaatcagaaggttgcaggttcgattcccgatccgccaaggtgccactgaggtgccactgagcaaagcaccgtccccacacactgctccccgggcgcttgtcatggctgcccactgctcactcagggtgatgggttaaatgcagaggacaaatttcactgtgtgcatcgtgtgctgtgctgctgtgtatcacatgtgacaatcacttcactttatccttTATGTTTAAGTGAAAgcgaaagtgattgtcactgcaacacagcatatcaccttggcgagcagtgtgcagccatgaaataGCCATCAATAACTGaaagtgtgtggggtcggtaccttgctcaagggggtTTGTGAGttgaactgacaaccttccgaGTAtgggtccactttcttacccgctaggcctctACTGCCGCACTGTTTATCACAGTAAAGGCTGAGAACAGATTTTAAATTTGTGCAAGTGTTGTAGAAAGTGCTTTTCAGTGTAAGTGGTAGGAGACAGAGAGCAGTGGCTACGTTCATTGAACGAGGCCATCTAACTGCACACTCCTTACCAGTCTCATTTCACCCTGCAGACCATGGGCCAGATGAAAGAGGAAGTGCACACAGTCACCCTCATGCAGATCTGCAAACTGGATGAGGGTCCTGCGGCCTCTCTGGAGGACGAGGGATGTGTATTGCTGAGGGGGCGTGACATAAGCGTgtttgaaagtaaaagtgacaatgatgaggaagaagggccaggggaggaggatgaagacaaGGACGATGAAGTGACAAGTTTACCAGACATGTGTTCCTGCACATTCCTGAACCCCAACTACAAAAAGCAGACGCTGAGAATCACAGACAATGTCCATAAAGACAATGACGATGAGAGACACTCATCTGTGTACAGAAACAGCTCGTTTCTTGAACTAAAACTGGAGCCGTCCCTTGAAGGAACGGCGGTTTAGGCATCACAAGACAAATCTCAGTTACTGAACATTGCAGCGACTGTGTGTGAATTTCAGTGGGATTTTATTGAACATCCATGTGAAAAGAGACTCCTGCACACAGTGGTGCTGAAACATGCAGAGGTTTCCAGAACTTTACACAAGTGTGACCTAAAACACAATCAGAGCCCTATTATGCTCTGTATTGTCATGAAATAGTTTCACTATTACACGTCTGAGGGTGGCAGATGCGTGTGAACCTATAGTTTTGGGGTGGGGTGACAGTCATGTGCAGAAGGGACTGGTACTTCAATTGCTTGTGGTGTCACTGCCAGCTCATTCTGGGGTTGTGATGTGAATGACATTTTATTGCTGTCTTTTTACCATTTTCACCTTCAGATGACAGTcatcatgcatttacatttacagcatttatcagatgactTTAtgcagagcgatttacaatcagtagttacagggacaatcctcctggagacactcatgattaagtgtcttcctcagggacacaatgatagtagggctgtttgaacctggatcttctggttcttagTCAAGTGGCTACCTCTTAGGCTACCACCCACGAGCTATGAGCAATAtttgttttggcaaattttAACTTCTTAGAAATCAATGGTACAGGTCTAAAATTAAGAAGCGATTTTAGGACCTATTAGCTGATATGCAGCTGGCTCTGTCTCAGATGAGAGTCAGTGTATTTTGACTAATGTATAGTAAAGTtcagaccaaaaaaacaaattgaTTCTGAGCAGTATAACTTTTACCGCTAGAGGGACCCAGAGATCCAATTTCAAGGCAAATTCAAGCATATTTGCATGAGTTGCTTTAAGGATGTTTTAATGACAGGGAAAGTGCTCAACATCAATGTGAGGTCCAGTTTAATtagataaatatatttaacagCCAGAAAATCGTAACACTTCATAAACTAGCGGGACAAAATTAATTCATCAGAGGGAGGGGGGATGATATTTTGAGGATGATCATGGAGGTATGGTGTATAAGTGAATGACCATAAATGGAAACACAAAGATTTTAATGTAGGAAAGTAACAGAAAGAGAGTAATATG
This window contains:
- the il12rb1 gene encoding interleukin-31 receptor subunit alpha isoform X2, which encodes MAAHMLCVLLLVAAMADLFIEARTCEVPKPECFKNTTAPDEDFICQWESADTVPDAIYTLHIRDQTENFKRTFDTGRSRYQYILIEDIRTENLVDIWVSADVGERTCNSTVISVILSQWVKYNAPKISTVSRSFGVLSVQCEKAEDKAAEYGIRYREAGEDHKAWETFETSNNITDSFKINLQNDLMYILEIRRRAKHIQHALWSKWTPISVPVEIRDPLTVTWHEEPHNLKGTRTIVLTWNPPANKSCLGGVKYNLSFFTCPCKKRERNVTITTTEYRLNVTYSSVKVSLYAINQMGSSRTEVNIPHVQLLENCTENLQKATNGTKNLCWEFYKWGNGELQLQKTKSKMQKLNPKKNLEEDFVRYYFFVHDRYERTHRTVFMCPVYRKQAEPASPPQNININVTTQTAEVCWDPIPVQQQRGFLKHYLIWISGDVLISEKVPPSQLCIPLENLTPGTEYNISVAGETAKGHGPNGTKTFQTLAEANKHTSLVMSHVIGWLAALTFVTICPFIFKRLQSKLPDVPSPVISPAVDYMNGQTMGQMKEEVHTVTLMQICKLDEGPAASLEDEGCVLLRGRDISVFESKSDNDEEEGPGEEDEDKDDEVTSLPDMCSCTFLNPNYKKQTLRITDNVHKDNDDERHSSVYRNSSFLELKLEPSLEGTAV
- the il12rb1 gene encoding interleukin-31 receptor subunit alpha isoform X1, giving the protein MAAHMLCVLLLVAAMADLFIEARTCEVPKPECFKNTTAPDEDFICQWESADTVPDAIYTLHIRDQTENFKRTFDTGRSRYQYILIEDIRTENLVDIWVSADVGERTCNSTVISVILSQWVKYNAPKISTVSRSFGVLSVQCEKAEDKAAEYGIRYREAGEDHKAWVNETFETSNNITDSFKINLQNDLMYILEIRRRAKHIQHALWSKWTPISVPVEIRDPLTVTWHEEPHNLKGTRTIVLTWNPPANKSCLGGVKYNLSFFTCPCKKRERNVTITTTEYRLNVTYSSVKVSLYAINQMGSSRTEVNIPHVQLLENCTENLQKATNGTKNLCWEFYKWGNGELQLQKTKSKMQKLNPKKNLEEDFVRYYFFVHDRYERTHRTVFMCPVYRKQAEPASPPQNININVTTQTAEVCWDPIPVQQQRGFLKHYLIWISGDVLISEKVPPSQLCIPLENLTPGTEYNISVAGETAKGHGPNGTKTFQTLAEANKHTSLVMSHVIGWLAALTFVTICPFIFKRLQSKLPDVPSPVISPAVDYMNGQTMGQMKEEVHTVTLMQICKLDEGPAASLEDEGCVLLRGRDISVFESKSDNDEEEGPGEEDEDKDDEVTSLPDMCSCTFLNPNYKKQTLRITDNVHKDNDDERHSSVYRNSSFLELKLEPSLEGTAV
- the il12rb1 gene encoding interleukin-31 receptor subunit alpha isoform X3, encoding MAAHMLCVLLLVAAMAEARTCEVPKPECFKNTTAPDEDFICQWESADTVPDAIYTLHIRDQTENFKRTFDTGRSRYQYILIEDIRTENLVDIWVSADVGERTCNSTVISVILSQWVKYNAPKISTVSRSFGVLSVQCEKAEDKAAEYGIRYREAGEDHKAWVNETFETSNNITDSFKINLQNDLMYILEIRRRAKHIQHALWSKWTPISVPVEIRDPLTVTWHEEPHNLKGTRTIVLTWNPPANKSCLGGVKYNLSFFTCPCKKRERNVTITTTEYRLNVTYSSVKVSLYAINQMGSSRTEVNIPHVQLLENCTENLQKATNGTKNLCWEFYKWGNGELQLQKTKSKMQKLNPKKNLEEDFVRYYFFVHDRYERTHRTVFMCPVYRKQAEPASPPQNININVTTQTAEVCWDPIPVQQQRGFLKHYLIWISGDVLISEKVPPSQLCIPLENLTPGTEYNISVAGETAKGHGPNGTKTFQTLAEANKHTSLVMSHVIGWLAALTFVTICPFIFKRLQSKLPDVPSPVISPAVDYMNGQTMGQMKEEVHTVTLMQICKLDEGPAASLEDEGCVLLRGRDISVFESKSDNDEEEGPGEEDEDKDDEVTSLPDMCSCTFLNPNYKKQTLRITDNVHKDNDDERHSSVYRNSSFLELKLEPSLEGTAV